One genomic region from Sphingobacterium multivorum encodes:
- a CDS encoding tetratricopeptide repeat protein codes for MKLSEEYSIKVAALQSAEHQLTVDLSKRITPDIWLDVLIYFEHNLQQPSAAALYDALFEKGTDFAANVYLNEEDYSFFIDKIRTILERYAAINPHAWVELGLQHILCRRHVVDKEKASLYLKRGIDAGVEWARPLYLYYNYLGMLAAIDRDSAKAELDELALGGDRWGIAYAAHIDVWTDKYEEVFDRIQVLKQSPERKLLRHYYEALQFYYARKEDRGKRLETLEEGIAMAESRYCRFVLNEIKRAGAASLIEQELLIPEYQELFEYGMMDAAVQIALIKLQVLGNDRLEKQDFEEPLWYLQKAYDYNNNYAGYRLACLYLYQNALQDIEKGLSLLHLLDEKDNYVEAQVELAEILLEGQFLPKNETSAFQRFSAMAEKNIAYAKLRLGNMLESGYGGLAPDYKAAFDYYQDAAKDKLPQALYQVGRFLKYGIHNDAPDLAAALPYFEEAAVYNNATALTEMGLAAELKSEPDYKLAFDYFSRAADLGYPYAYYLKGIYLENDYHQSGAPQPKAAFTAFETGAGMQELNSIYELARCYRGGIGTEINLDRMIALYQQAAERNHVQALTDLGLCYEYGYGLNQDTFKAQENIKKAADLGFPYAIYVLGRYYLTGLVQQDVAHGLQLLEEAAQKNVAEALVLLGDYFFFDYDQREEYDKGFDYYMRAEKLGYLTEGIGMCYEFGIGVEAQPAKAFGYYTQAAERGNQQASYRLARCYYFGIGTEIDKAAAYGYFMEVAQQGNVYAAYFVAVQLLEGDGVQMDLQDGVEWLMKAAEADHADAQYKLANCYLMGDGVEENEDLALEWFERAAANGHEDAIRLTKKTRK; via the coding sequence ATGAAGTTAAGTGAAGAATATTCTATTAAAGTTGCCGCATTGCAATCGGCTGAACATCAATTGACAGTTGACCTTTCGAAACGCATTACGCCCGATATATGGCTTGATGTCCTGATTTATTTTGAGCACAACTTGCAGCAACCCAGTGCGGCTGCACTTTATGATGCATTATTTGAAAAAGGAACTGATTTTGCAGCAAACGTATATCTGAACGAAGAGGATTATTCCTTTTTTATTGATAAAATACGGACAATATTGGAGCGCTATGCTGCGATCAATCCTCACGCATGGGTGGAGCTTGGCTTACAGCATATTTTATGCCGCCGACATGTAGTGGATAAAGAAAAAGCTTCCCTTTATTTGAAGAGAGGCATCGATGCGGGTGTTGAATGGGCAAGACCTCTTTATTTATACTACAACTATTTAGGCATGCTGGCTGCTATCGACCGCGATAGCGCCAAGGCCGAACTGGATGAGCTCGCGTTGGGCGGAGATCGCTGGGGAATAGCTTATGCTGCCCATATCGATGTCTGGACCGATAAATACGAAGAAGTCTTTGACCGTATACAGGTGCTCAAGCAGTCTCCGGAGCGGAAACTACTGCGTCATTATTATGAGGCGTTACAATTTTACTATGCGCGTAAAGAGGACAGGGGCAAACGCCTGGAAACCCTGGAAGAGGGTATTGCGATGGCTGAATCTCGTTACTGCAGATTTGTGCTGAATGAAATAAAACGTGCGGGGGCGGCTTCCTTAATTGAACAGGAGCTTCTTATACCGGAATATCAAGAGCTGTTTGAATACGGAATGATGGATGCTGCGGTGCAAATAGCACTTATCAAACTTCAGGTATTAGGCAATGACCGTCTGGAAAAACAGGATTTCGAAGAACCGCTGTGGTATCTCCAGAAAGCATATGATTATAATAATAATTATGCGGGCTATCGTCTTGCTTGTCTCTATCTCTATCAGAACGCGCTGCAGGACATCGAAAAGGGATTATCTTTATTGCATCTGCTCGACGAGAAAGATAATTATGTGGAAGCGCAGGTTGAACTTGCTGAAATCCTCCTCGAAGGTCAGTTCCTCCCAAAGAATGAAACATCAGCATTCCAGCGCTTCAGCGCAATGGCGGAAAAAAATATTGCTTACGCGAAGTTGCGCCTAGGCAATATGCTCGAATCTGGTTACGGGGGTTTGGCTCCGGATTACAAAGCCGCCTTTGATTATTATCAGGATGCCGCAAAAGATAAACTGCCACAAGCTTTATATCAAGTCGGCAGATTCTTAAAGTATGGAATCCATAATGATGCGCCTGATCTGGCAGCTGCATTGCCTTACTTCGAGGAAGCGGCAGTATATAATAACGCTACTGCGCTGACTGAAATGGGTTTAGCTGCTGAATTAAAATCCGAACCGGATTATAAATTGGCCTTTGATTATTTCTCGCGTGCGGCAGATCTTGGCTATCCCTATGCCTATTATTTAAAAGGTATTTATTTGGAAAATGATTATCACCAGTCCGGAGCTCCCCAGCCGAAAGCAGCTTTTACTGCCTTTGAAACCGGAGCCGGGATGCAGGAGCTAAATAGTATATATGAACTGGCGCGATGTTACCGGGGGGGCATAGGTACGGAGATAAATCTGGACCGGATGATTGCTTTATACCAACAGGCTGCTGAACGAAATCATGTACAGGCTTTGACTGATCTGGGTCTCTGTTATGAGTATGGTTATGGATTGAACCAAGATACATTTAAAGCACAGGAAAATATTAAGAAAGCTGCTGATCTGGGGTTCCCTTATGCAATTTACGTATTGGGACGATACTATTTGACCGGTTTGGTGCAACAGGATGTAGCGCATGGTCTTCAGCTTTTGGAAGAGGCAGCACAAAAAAATGTGGCTGAGGCACTCGTGCTGCTTGGCGACTACTTTTTCTTCGACTATGATCAGCGGGAAGAATACGACAAAGGTTTTGATTACTACATGCGTGCCGAAAAACTTGGCTATCTGACGGAGGGAATTGGCATGTGCTATGAGTTTGGTATCGGCGTGGAAGCACAGCCAGCAAAAGCATTTGGATATTATACACAAGCTGCGGAGCGAGGAAATCAGCAAGCGAGCTACCGACTGGCCCGTTGTTATTATTTTGGAATAGGTACCGAGATCGATAAAGCAGCCGCCTATGGGTATTTTATGGAAGTAGCGCAGCAAGGGAATGTGTATGCCGCTTACTTTGTTGCGGTGCAACTGCTGGAAGGAGATGGCGTACAGATGGACCTTCAAGACGGTGTCGAATGGCTTATGAAGGCCGCAGAAGCCGATCATGCTGACGCACAATATAAGCTGGCCAACTGTTATCTCATGGGGGATGGGGTAGAAGAAAATGAAGATCTTGCCCTGGAGTGGTTTGAACGGGCGGCAGCCAATGGACATGAAGATGCTATTCGATTGACAAAGAAAACGAGAAAGTAA
- a CDS encoding HSP90 family protein: MQEEKSYSFQVNLKGMIALLSEHLYSDPNTFIRELLQNGVDAITALKHLDEQHQGKITIELPSTEQPKFLFSDNGIGLKEADIHQFLSVIGESSKSKDIKDAQDFIGKFGIGLLSCFVVSDEIIVETKSALEQLPLRWTARAEGDYKIERLTEDIPVGTRVILNPKKQFTYIFEGDYFEKKIKFYGDALRETISIVVGGAEKIIHKEAPKWLAKSVSKAELLAIGKELFHVNFLDAIPFETTAGKAKGVLYILPFRTQFSSKQRHRIYLKRMFLAEEDQSILPNWAFFVRMLVNTEELSATASRESLMKNDLLRQARKEIAAVLKTYLQQVKKIDFDIYIRIIQTHYLHLKAFALEDPDSLAIFLADIPFETNRGQRSFQNIIDQQQQLYYCADFEDFKQIDRMADTQGMILVNASYTFDTELLRKIKQRYPDYKITEMSPNQLLETFQPIHEDEQNQYVSFQKEAQRILDDYSCILEIRRFKPIDTPAIFTKMDQNSVESTISQLKENANPFAQVLKTSRPSKIQNTLCLNADNQLISTLMDIKDAYMLRSVMEVLYVQALILGKYPVQEREMKVMNEALKSLIVMGLDNFVNL; the protein is encoded by the coding sequence ATGCAAGAAGAAAAATCCTATTCCTTTCAGGTCAATCTGAAAGGAATGATAGCACTGCTCTCAGAACACCTGTATAGCGATCCCAATACATTTATTCGGGAACTGCTTCAAAATGGTGTGGATGCAATTACAGCATTGAAACACTTGGATGAACAGCATCAAGGAAAAATAACGATTGAGCTGCCAAGCACTGAACAACCGAAGTTTCTGTTCAGCGATAATGGAATAGGCCTAAAAGAGGCCGATATTCATCAATTTTTGTCGGTTATCGGGGAGAGTTCAAAGAGTAAGGACATCAAGGATGCTCAGGACTTTATCGGCAAGTTTGGTATTGGATTGCTTTCTTGTTTTGTGGTCAGCGATGAGATTATTGTTGAAACAAAGTCCGCTCTTGAACAACTGCCTCTACGTTGGACGGCCAGAGCTGAAGGGGACTATAAAATCGAGCGTCTGACAGAAGATATTCCTGTCGGGACACGGGTTATCCTAAACCCTAAAAAGCAATTCACCTATATTTTTGAAGGGGATTATTTTGAGAAAAAAATTAAGTTTTACGGAGATGCGCTGCGAGAAACCATTTCTATCGTGGTGGGAGGTGCCGAAAAGATCATCCATAAAGAAGCACCTAAATGGCTGGCTAAATCGGTTTCGAAGGCGGAATTGCTTGCTATAGGCAAAGAACTCTTTCATGTCAACTTTTTGGATGCAATTCCATTTGAAACGACGGCGGGTAAGGCAAAGGGTGTGTTGTATATTTTACCTTTCCGTACCCAGTTTAGTAGTAAGCAGCGTCACCGAATTTACTTGAAGCGCATGTTTCTTGCCGAAGAAGATCAGTCTATTTTGCCAAATTGGGCCTTTTTTGTCCGGATGCTTGTCAATACAGAGGAACTTAGTGCTACTGCCTCACGCGAGTCTCTGATGAAAAATGATCTATTGCGGCAGGCGCGAAAAGAAATTGCAGCTGTGCTCAAAACGTATCTGCAACAAGTGAAGAAGATAGACTTCGATATTTATATACGCATTATCCAGACACATTATCTCCATTTAAAAGCTTTTGCGCTCGAAGATCCCGACTCCCTGGCTATTTTTTTAGCTGATATCCCGTTTGAAACCAATCGCGGACAGCGGAGTTTCCAAAATATCATCGATCAGCAACAGCAGCTCTATTATTGTGCTGATTTTGAGGATTTCAAACAGATTGACCGTATGGCCGATACACAGGGAATGATTCTTGTGAATGCTTCTTATACCTTTGATACGGAGTTGCTCCGCAAGATCAAACAACGATACCCCGACTATAAGATAACAGAGATGTCGCCAAATCAGCTCCTGGAAACATTTCAGCCGATTCATGAGGATGAGCAAAATCAATATGTTTCTTTTCAGAAAGAAGCGCAGCGCATTTTGGACGATTACAGCTGCATCTTGGAAATTAGGCGGTTTAAACCGATTGATACACCGGCTATTTTTACAAAAATGGACCAAAATAGTGTAGAGAGTACGATTAGCCAATTAAAGGAAAATGCAAATCCCTTTGCGCAGGTGCTCAAGACATCCAGACCGAGTAAGATCCAGAATACCTTATGTTTAAATGCGGATAATCAGCTGATCAGCACCCTAATGGATATTAAAGATGCCTACATGCTGCGTTCAGTCATGGAAGTACTTTACGTGCAGGCACTTATTTTGGGCAAGTACCCTGTCCAGGAACGGGAAATGAAGGTCATGAACGAAGCCCTAAAGAGCCTCATTGTAATGGGGCTGGATAATTTTGTAAATCTTTAA
- a CDS encoding LIC11966 family surface protein has product MIKQIITGMVTVAVLTMSSCSSGEKDPAAYNNSIITVINSSETHVTEMNAAMNGSDYTKAEQVRADWEKSLNDDIKKVEDLGDFKGDATFQKAVLDGLNGYKKIVTEDYPKLIELRKNKTPDAAKESALLDNINKAFENMSNGVNKASTAFESKYKS; this is encoded by the coding sequence ATGATTAAACAAATTATTACTGGCATGGTGACCGTAGCGGTATTGACTATGTCAAGTTGTAGTTCGGGAGAAAAAGATCCTGCAGCATACAACAATTCGATCATTACTGTTATCAACAGTAGTGAAACACATGTGACGGAGATGAATGCTGCAATGAATGGTTCCGATTATACGAAAGCCGAACAGGTACGTGCAGACTGGGAAAAATCTCTGAATGATGATATCAAGAAAGTAGAAGATCTGGGAGATTTCAAAGGCGATGCGACATTCCAAAAAGCAGTGCTTGATGGCTTAAATGGGTATAAGAAAATCGTTACGGAGGATTATCCCAAATTGATTGAGCTCCGAAAAAATAAAACACCAGATGCTGCCAAAGAGTCTGCATTGCTTGACAATATTAATAAAGCGTTTGAAAATATGAGCAATGGTGTCAATAAAGCATCTACAGCATTTGAAAGTAAATATAAAAGTTAA
- the lepB gene encoding signal peptidase I produces the protein MILTIFIVLTIIAAYGFWLLFEKAGRKGWEGVVPVYSQWIQSRILGKKTWQLILLLVPIVNIFVFYNLYLDFIHCFGKRRFWENCAAVLVPFIVLPLWGKDKNVQFLNGLYTKNLKAAHAEGRGATKEAELEIAHESYIDYKKKYPYKKSMVREWADAIVFATVAATLIRGFLLEAFMIPSGSMQQSLLIGDYLFVSKLNYGPRIPNTPIAFPFAHHTMPLIGGKAFSELIELPYKRLPGFQEIKRNDVIVFNAPAGDTVAVENQDLPYYDLVRNMGREAVRQQFTIQTRPVDKREHLIKRCVGMPGDKIGMKEGVLFVDDKPGFVAPESQMDYIVITDETGLDEQRLKDMGIEVSPIQPGAYLIFLTQEQAAMVKSWSNVKSMQMNLEKPGVAQANTFPNDPQYKWNYDNFGPFVIPKKGMTIPLNAQTFPLYERAIRVYEYNQLEKKSDGFYINGNRTDSYTFKMDYYWMMGDNRHNSLDARDWGFVPEDHIVGKALFTWMSWNAGGNGLTKIRWNRIFKGIH, from the coding sequence ATGATACTTACAATCTTTATTGTATTAACTATAATCGCAGCTTACGGCTTTTGGTTGCTATTTGAAAAGGCAGGACGCAAAGGCTGGGAGGGAGTTGTGCCCGTCTATAGTCAGTGGATCCAATCACGTATCCTGGGCAAGAAGACCTGGCAGCTGATCCTTTTGCTTGTTCCGATCGTCAATATTTTTGTCTTTTATAATCTCTACCTCGATTTTATTCATTGTTTTGGTAAAAGAAGATTTTGGGAAAACTGCGCCGCAGTTCTGGTCCCTTTTATCGTTCTACCTCTTTGGGGCAAGGATAAAAATGTGCAATTTCTAAATGGGCTATACACCAAAAATCTGAAAGCAGCGCATGCCGAAGGTCGCGGGGCGACAAAGGAAGCTGAGTTGGAAATTGCGCATGAATCGTATATAGATTATAAGAAGAAATATCCCTATAAAAAATCAATGGTGCGTGAATGGGCCGACGCGATTGTGTTTGCAACTGTCGCTGCAACGCTAATTCGGGGATTTCTATTGGAAGCATTTATGATTCCATCGGGTTCCATGCAGCAGTCTCTACTCATTGGCGATTATCTTTTTGTGAGTAAACTAAATTATGGTCCCCGCATTCCCAATACACCAATAGCCTTTCCTTTTGCACACCATACGATGCCATTAATAGGGGGGAAAGCATTTTCTGAACTTATTGAACTGCCTTATAAACGCTTACCAGGCTTTCAAGAGATCAAGCGGAATGATGTAATCGTTTTTAATGCACCAGCAGGTGACACCGTTGCTGTGGAAAATCAGGATTTGCCCTATTATGATTTGGTGCGCAACATGGGACGTGAAGCCGTACGCCAACAATTTACGATTCAGACCCGCCCAGTAGATAAACGCGAACATTTGATTAAGCGATGTGTGGGAATGCCGGGAGATAAAATCGGTATGAAAGAAGGGGTATTGTTTGTGGACGACAAGCCAGGTTTTGTTGCCCCGGAAAGTCAGATGGATTATATTGTTATCACCGATGAGACTGGTCTGGACGAACAGCGCTTGAAAGATATGGGAATAGAAGTCTCTCCCATTCAGCCTGGCGCTTATCTCATCTTTTTAACCCAAGAACAGGCGGCAATGGTGAAATCCTGGTCCAATGTCAAATCCATGCAAATGAACTTGGAAAAACCGGGAGTTGCCCAAGCAAATACCTTTCCAAATGATCCACAATACAAATGGAACTACGATAATTTTGGCCCCTTTGTCATTCCTAAGAAAGGCATGACTATTCCTCTAAATGCACAGACCTTTCCACTCTACGAACGAGCTATCCGGGTGTATGAATATAACCAATTGGAAAAGAAATCGGATGGCTTTTATATCAATGGAAACCGAACAGATTCCTACACCTTTAAAATGGATTATTATTGGATGATGGGCGACAATAGGCACAATTCGCTCGATGCGCGGGATTGGGGATTTGTTCCGGAAGATCATATTGTTGGAAAAGCATTGTTTACCTGGATGAGCTGGAATGCAGGTGGTAATGGACTTACCAAAATACGTTGGAATAGAATTTTTAAAGGTATCCATTAG
- a CDS encoding SusC/RagA family TonB-linked outer membrane protein, which translates to MAKKLTLLISSVIACTYMANAQNRTVSGTVVDRQGKPIPQVSIKLKNRSGGTTTDDQGRFSLPVYPKSVIVLSSVGFLNKEQDVDGQTSLNITLEPGNTELTEVVVIGYGTASRKDVTGSIASVKAEQLENENPQSVSDLLKGNIAGLSVSQNTSAKGGGDLLVRGKTTLSASTSPLIVLDGIIYNGQLADINPNDIQTIDVLKDASSLAVYGAKAATGVVAITTKKGTSDKPLLTANTNWGLATLAQNQRVYKGPDFLQWRADVGRAGGTKPAYFYDDPRNLPADVTFEQWLSGGNRDLDPVDIWLDRLGLVANEKGNYMAGKTIDWYDEIFRTGIRQDHTVSMSGRKEDVNYYMSVGYNKNQNLIEGGEFNTFRARLNLEGKVTNFLRMGANVQYADRDEGAIEADWAQLTNLSPYGDKYNADGTLRRIPTDDSGLNARNPFLNMTYNERMNKQNTLFASLFAKVNLPFGISYQFNFSPGVDMYRTFNHNSSANPNVTIVGGSASRDQETRYNWQIDNLLKWNRKFAEIHNVDVTLLANSEKYQTWWTQAANQGFVPGDYLGYHNLASGNLPTVNSEDKVYTGDALMARVNYSLMDRYNLTLSVRRDGYSVFGVNSKRATFPAVAGAWTFTEESFMKNISWLNYGKLRLSYGINGNRDLRNPDNGTVDPYAALSQLTVNKYQTVDANGTPAEVNTVVIGSRMGNENLKWEQTTSLNAGLDFSILKDRISGSVDVYSKKTNDLLVKQTLSSVSGYQFVYSNLAEVKNKGLELSLTSRNIVDGNVKWNSNFILSLNRNKISRLATANDDPGNGWFIGQDIDVIWDYKVLGVWQENEVEEAKKYTKASIRPGDFKLEDVNGDYVYNDDDKQFIGYRSPRFTWSLRNEFNIFKNIDLSFQLISNWGQKKQFNQAKNNPGSVGFMRSTSYIQPYWTPENPTNDYARLGSGANGTSFNVYWKNSFIRLNNVSLAYSLPKTLSERMKVRNLKVYVNVNNAAVYAPVWNYWDPQNDGPTPRYYTLGLNVSL; encoded by the coding sequence ATGGCCAAAAAATTAACGCTCTTGATTTCAAGTGTAATTGCATGCACTTATATGGCAAATGCACAAAATCGGACAGTCAGCGGTACAGTGGTAGATAGGCAGGGGAAGCCAATTCCACAGGTATCCATTAAACTAAAAAATCGTTCCGGGGGAACGACAACAGATGATCAGGGGCGGTTTTCTCTACCCGTTTATCCCAAATCAGTCATTGTGCTTTCAAGCGTAGGTTTTCTAAACAAAGAACAGGATGTTGACGGACAGACATCCTTAAATATAACGCTGGAGCCCGGCAATACCGAGTTGACCGAAGTGGTGGTGATCGGCTATGGAACAGCCTCCCGAAAGGATGTCACTGGATCTATCGCAAGTGTAAAGGCCGAGCAATTGGAAAACGAGAATCCACAGAGTGTTTCGGACCTACTGAAAGGCAACATTGCTGGTTTGAGTGTTTCACAAAATACTTCTGCGAAAGGAGGCGGAGATCTGTTGGTACGGGGTAAGACGACATTAAGTGCATCAACCTCACCTTTGATCGTGTTGGACGGAATCATCTACAATGGACAGCTTGCTGATATTAACCCCAACGATATACAGACCATAGACGTGTTGAAGGATGCCAGTTCATTGGCCGTCTACGGAGCGAAAGCTGCTACGGGTGTTGTTGCCATTACGACCAAGAAAGGAACGAGCGATAAACCTCTGCTAACAGCTAATACCAATTGGGGATTAGCAACACTTGCACAGAACCAGCGCGTGTATAAGGGACCTGATTTCCTACAATGGCGGGCGGATGTAGGCCGCGCTGGAGGAACCAAACCTGCCTATTTTTATGACGATCCACGAAACCTCCCCGCTGATGTAACTTTTGAGCAATGGCTTTCGGGGGGAAATAGAGATTTAGATCCTGTCGATATCTGGTTAGATAGACTTGGTCTTGTCGCGAATGAAAAAGGCAATTACATGGCCGGTAAGACGATTGATTGGTACGATGAGATCTTCAGAACCGGCATTCGTCAGGATCATACCGTCAGTATGAGCGGAAGAAAAGAAGATGTCAATTACTACATGTCAGTCGGCTATAATAAAAATCAAAATCTGATTGAAGGAGGTGAGTTCAATACATTTCGCGCCCGCTTGAATCTCGAGGGAAAAGTGACGAACTTCTTACGCATGGGCGCCAATGTACAATATGCTGACCGCGATGAGGGGGCAATTGAAGCCGATTGGGCCCAGTTGACAAATTTATCCCCCTATGGTGATAAATATAACGCCGATGGTACATTGAGAAGAATACCGACAGACGATAGTGGATTGAATGCGCGTAACCCCTTCCTGAATATGACGTACAACGAACGCATGAACAAGCAGAATACCCTTTTTGCAAGTCTTTTTGCTAAAGTTAATCTGCCTTTTGGCATTAGCTATCAGTTTAATTTTAGCCCTGGAGTCGATATGTATCGTACGTTTAACCATAACTCCTCCGCCAATCCCAATGTGACCATTGTGGGTGGTTCGGCAAGCCGCGATCAGGAAACACGCTACAACTGGCAGATTGATAACCTATTGAAATGGAACCGCAAGTTTGCTGAAATCCATAACGTAGACGTGACACTTTTGGCCAATTCCGAGAAATACCAGACCTGGTGGACGCAGGCGGCTAATCAGGGATTTGTGCCTGGAGACTACCTTGGCTACCATAATCTTGCCAGTGGAAATCTGCCGACTGTCAATAGTGAAGACAAGGTATATACCGGCGATGCGCTGATGGCCCGCGTTAATTATAGCCTTATGGATCGCTATAATTTAACATTATCGGTGCGTCGCGACGGATACTCGGTATTTGGGGTGAACAGTAAAAGAGCGACCTTCCCAGCGGTAGCTGGAGCATGGACCTTCACGGAGGAGTCCTTCATGAAAAATATTTCATGGCTCAACTACGGTAAATTGCGTCTTTCCTATGGTATCAATGGGAATAGAGATCTGCGTAATCCAGATAATGGAACGGTAGATCCCTATGCTGCTTTATCGCAACTGACGGTCAATAAATATCAGACAGTGGATGCCAATGGTACTCCTGCCGAGGTCAATACCGTAGTAATCGGTTCACGAATGGGCAATGAAAACCTCAAATGGGAACAAACAACTTCACTCAATGCAGGCTTGGATTTCTCGATCTTAAAAGATCGGATCAGTGGATCGGTCGATGTATATAGCAAAAAGACAAATGATCTTTTGGTCAAACAGACGCTTTCCAGTGTGTCGGGCTACCAATTTGTTTATTCCAACTTGGCCGAAGTGAAAAATAAAGGACTCGAACTCAGTTTGACCAGTCGAAATATTGTCGATGGGAACGTCAAATGGAATTCCAATTTTATTCTTTCCTTAAATCGCAATAAGATTTCTCGCCTGGCAACAGCCAATGATGATCCAGGGAATGGCTGGTTTATTGGGCAAGATATTGATGTGATATGGGATTACAAAGTCTTAGGGGTATGGCAGGAAAATGAGGTTGAGGAGGCGAAAAAGTATACGAAGGCGAGCATTCGCCCGGGAGATTTCAAGCTCGAGGATGTCAACGGTGATTATGTGTACAATGACGATGATAAACAATTTATCGGTTATCGCTCGCCCCGCTTTACCTGGTCGCTTCGCAATGAGTTCAATATTTTCAAAAATATAGACCTCTCCTTTCAGCTGATTTCCAATTGGGGGCAGAAAAAGCAATTCAACCAGGCAAAGAACAATCCCGGAAGTGTCGGTTTTATGCGCTCCACATCTTACATTCAGCCCTATTGGACACCGGAAAATCCGACAAATGACTATGCACGTTTGGGTAGCGGTGCCAACGGAACCAGCTTTAATGTTTATTGGAAAAACAGTTTTATTCGGTTGAATAATGTGTCCCTCGCTTACTCTTTGCCAAAAACACTTTCCGAACGCATGAAGGTAAGAAATCTTAAAGTGTATGTCAATGTAAACAATGCGGCGGTATATGCGCCAGTTTGGAACTATTGGGATCCGCAGAATGATGGACCTACACCACGGTATTATACACTAGGCTTGAACGTATCCCTTTAA